Proteins from a genomic interval of Vicinamibacteria bacterium:
- a CDS encoding YbaB/EbfC family nucleoid-associated protein encodes MKLTQIMKQAKVLQEKLKQQLDAIAVEAAAGGGMVKVKMNGNKVVTGVTIDAEVVNKDDIEMLQDLVTAAVNEAARKVDEAAQRELGSMAGNLPGLFT; translated from the coding sequence ATGAAACTCACCCAGATCATGAAGCAGGCAAAAGTCCTGCAAGAGAAGCTCAAGCAACAGCTCGACGCCATCGCCGTCGAGGCCGCCGCCGGCGGTGGGATGGTAAAAGTGAAGATGAATGGCAACAAGGTGGTCACCGGGGTGACCATCGACGCCGAGGTCGTGAACAAGGACGACATCGAGATGCTCCAGGATCTGGTGACCGCGGCGGTCAACGAGGCAGCGAGGAAAGTGGACGAAGCGGCTCAGCGGGAGCTCGGATCCATGGCGGGCAATCTCCCCGGGCTCTTCACGTGA